A region from the Rhodospirillaceae bacterium genome encodes:
- a CDS encoding ABC transporter permease subunit — MEGIDRSLEDAAGSLGADHVRILWRVLLPLALPGILAGVLLCFPCR; from the coding sequence CTGGAAGGCATTGATCGCTCGCTTGAGGACGCCGCCGGAAGCCTTGGTGCAGACCATGTCCGCATCCTCTGGCGGGTCCTCCTGCCGCTGGCGCTGCCGGGCATTCTGGCTGGTGTGCTGCTGTGCTTCCCTTGTCGATGA